The Alkalihalobacillus sp. TS-13 genomic interval CTGAAGTAGAATCAGATGAACAAGCCGAGATTACCAGCAGGACGGTGCTCAGCAAAAATAGTTGACCTAACAATCGTTTTTTCATCTATATTCCCCTTTGTCATAGTAAAATTTTTGTTTCACCTATGTCTTTCCCATTGTCATTTTGTATGTTGTAGGATCGTAATTGTAATAAACGATCAATCGTTTCTGTATTGCTGTAATTCAACGTTTTCAATAATTCGGCAACCAATACCGGCCAAACGAGTTCAGATCCGCTTAATACTTTTAATGCGATGCTGATTTTCTCCTTTTTTAACGCGAAACAGTAAACCCCCTGTGCACCTCCTTTTGCAATGATATTTGGATCTTCAAGCAATACCGTGCAGATGAAATGATGCGATGCAACGATTTCTGGTTGTGCATTCATTACCTTGGCGATATTTTTAACCGCAGTGGCTGTTTGTGTATCTTTAATAAGATCCGGGACAACAAATTTCAAAAACGAAATCGCGATATTCTTCAAAGGAACGCCATGCACTGGGACACCGCATCCATCAATCGCAGTATTTATTTGGTTTACAGGTGTTTCAGACAGTTCAGCTACATCACGGAGAATTTCTTGCTGCAAAGGATGGTCGAGCTGGTCATATCTAGTTAACTCATAACCTCTGTCCCTCGCATATGCCAAAAACCCTAGATGTTTGCCAGCACAATTATGTAATAGTTTACGTTTTGGCTTATGGTCCCAAATGTATTGCTGTCTCGGTATTTCGTTCAGCGGATAGCTGTGATTGCAGACTAGAAGTTCTTCTGACAGCCCAAGTTTATTCATCAGGCTTTCTAATGCAACCTGGTGATAGTGTTCTCCTCGCTGTGAAGCGGTAAATAAAGCAGCCTCGTGATCATCAAGATGATACTTCTCGATGACATTTGTCCGAAACACTGGTATTGCTTGAATCGGTTTCATTGCAGATCGATAAAATACCGGATGATCCGATCCCCCCTTCTCATAGACGATTTCTTTTTTATCATTAAGAACACAAATTACTCCCTGGTGCGTATTTTCCAAACTTCCTCCCCTGTGTTCTTCAGCAACTATTGGAAATGTCATCACTTATACCTCTCTATTAAAATAAATCGTTTTAATGAAATGGCGCTGGACACTCATTGCTGCTCCTACTACAACCCCATCCACCCCTGTTTTTGTCTTTCTTAATTGGAAGGTTTGGGTGACAGGAGTCCAAATTTGATTTTTACACTTTTCTAGAATTCGTTCTGTTACTTCCGGATAATCCTCGATCAGACTACCAGCCAGGACAACCGTATCTGGATTGTACATACAAACGACATTATTGATTGTAATTGCTGCGTAGGTTATCGCTTTGTCCAATATGTTCACTGCCCATTTTTCTTCCTTTTTGTATGCCGTAAACAATTGATCCATACTGTTAACCGGCATTGTTTTGGACGCCTCTTCCAAAAGAAACTTCTCTGCGATATACGTTTGCAAGCATCCGAAATTACCACAAGGGCAATAAATACCATAAGGATCCACGATCGTATGACCGATCTCTCCTGAAAAATTCCCTTCCCCGCGGTAGATTTCACCTTTCGTAATCAATGCAGACCCGACACCGCTCCCAAATCCAATCATCGCCATCGTTTCCTGTTCAGGATCAGCTTCCATGTTATATTCAGCCAGCGCTTTCAATTTCAATTCATTATCCACAAATACCTGAAAACCTGATTGTTCTTGTAACAGTTCCTTTAATGGAACCTGCTTCCAATCGAATTGTGCAGATAATATTATATTCCCCGTTTCATTTTGAATAAGACCAGGCAAACCTACACAAACACCAACTATCCTTTCCAACGTGATATTTTCCCGCTCAATGATTTCACGAATGTTATTGGAGATGAATCGTACCATTTCACCCGGATCAGTAGGCTCGTAATCAATATGTTCTAACACGATCAACTTTCCAACAAAATTCATAAACCCGATACGAATATCCTTTTGGTCAATCTCTACACCGATCGATAAAACAGAATTTTCATTTGGAATAAAATATGTTGCCTTTCTCCCCATCCCTTCACTTATTAAATTGACTTCACGAATCAGATCCTCATCTAATAGAGAAGCAACAATCCTCGAAGCGGATGTCGGGCTCATCAGCGTCCGTTTCGCAATTTCAGCGCGGGAGATTGGTCCATCATTTAGGATCATTTCCAGTACTAAACTTTGATTTTCCCGTTTCAAAAAATCTTGGTTTTTGATTTTCATTCGATCACCTTATTAACATTATGTTATTTATTGTTCTTAATTTTTATTATATACTAGTAAAAAAATGAATAATAAGACTTCTTTTGTCGTTTTTTTCTTTATTTTCTCCTGTGGAGTTATTAAGTAGTATAAAGTAGCAGGAAATGTCCGTCAATAGATTTTTGAAAATTTCAATGTTTCAGAAAGGTGTGTGGGTTTTCTTGTGAATTGAAAGCTAAAGTTTGATAGAAGACACTGGTTACTTCCAATTTATAGATTTATGCAGGATATCGATTTTTTATTGTAAAGGAGACTGTTTACGTGTTTAGAATAGGGATAGATATCGGTGGTACGAAAATAAAATGTGGATTATTTAGTCAACGAAATCAACTTTTGTACATTGAAGAGATTCAGACCCCGAAACATGCGATTGTCGAACAAATCATCTCGACTCTTAAAACACTCATTGCTGGAAAACAGATAATTGGTATTGGAGTTGCTTCGGCTGGAATTGTAGATTTTAAACAAGGGATGATTACGAGTGCAACAAATCTTCCATCACTGGAAAAAGTGCCATTAAAAGATGTATTAGAAATGACTTTTCATGTCCCTGTCATTGTAGATAATGATGCAAACTGTGCTGCATTGGCCGAGGGTGTTGCGGGGAGAGCAAGATCAGTAAGGAACTATATTTGCATTACGCTTGGGACAGGAATAGGCGGAGGAATTATACATAATAAGAGATTAGTGCATGGGAAGAATGGTTTTTCTGGAGAAGTAGGTCACATGTCGATTTTTCCTGATGGCATCCCTTGTAACTGTGGTAAAAAAGGTTGTTGGGAAAAATATGCATCCGGAAAAGCATTGGAAAGAATGATACAATCCGATCCACACCTGGTTTCGAAAAAGTTCACCCCGAAGCAATTGTTCGAAAGATACCTAGAGGATGATGCAAGTAGAAAAATCATCGACCAATTTATTGAATATTTATCTATCGGGATTGTCAACCTTCAATATTTAATTGACCCTGAAATGATCGTAGTCGGCGGCGGGGTTATAAATTCAAGTGAACAATGGTGGGACGCTTTACTTAAAAAGGTTGCAAACACATCATCCATTCCTGTCAATTTACAACAAGCAGAATTGAAGAATGATGCCAGTATGATCGGCGCAAACCTGTTGATAAATAATGATTTAGTCAGCAATTGATAATGAACAATAGGCTGTAGTCCTTCATACTGTTCGTTTATTATTTTGTACGTTTTGCAAAATAAGCCTTTTAGATCTGACTTAATAAAAATAGCCGAGTGAGTATACAAGATAACGGTGCCTTTTCATGTTCACTGCCTCCAATAAAAATAGATTTGAACTGAACTCATAATAAGTTAATTAACCTTTAAAGTATGTGATTTATCTCACAAAAAAATAACATCTTTTTTGTAAAAGGTAGGCCCGTTGTATATACGAGCCCTTCCTTTTTCCTTTAAAAGTTTTTTTACCGTGAAACTATTTCTACTGCATTTAAGAAAATACGATTCCCCCATCAATTACTACAGACTGGCCTGTCATATAGTCAGATTCCTCCGATGCCAGGTAAGACAACCAGTTTCGCTACATCTTCAGGTTTCTGGACTCTGCCAAGGATAATTTTTTCTGAGTATTACTTTAAAGCTTCATCCTTTTGCAGATTCAATATACTTCCAAGCTGCTTATCTATTAAGTCCCACATATCAGTACCAACAATCCCAGGGCAGTATGCATTTACCGTAATTCCATCTTTGGCGAGTTCCTGTTCAGCAGCCTGGGTCAGTGCTACTACGGAAAATTTTGTCGCAGAATAATGTCCAAGATAAGCGAAGCCTGTTTTCCCGGCTATGCTTGCTGCACTGATAATTTTGCCCCCGCCCTGTTTTTGCATAATCTCTGCTGCTGCCTGTATTCCATATAAAACTCCAAAAACGTTCACATTGAAGATTTTTGTATATCTTCTTCCGTTACTTCTAACAGGGGCTTAACCTGGGCTATGCCTGCATTGGAAACCATAACATCTAAGCTTCCGAAATGTTCGTTTACCTGGCGTGCCATTTCAAACACTTGATCACGAATGCTAACATCTCCTACTACTGCTAAGCTTTTCATCCCAAGCGATTCAATCTCCCGGGCTGTTGATTCTGCAAGGTCTTTATTGATATCATTTATCGCCACAATCAATCCGTCATTTGCGAGTCTTGTAGCAATGGCTTTCCCAATTCCTCTTCCAGCACCGGTCGCTTTATTACATGAGATTATATGGAACCGAACTCATCTGTTCAACGGTCTTTCGATCCTATTTACAATAAAGATAGAAACTTCATTTCCTCTCAATAAATAAATCCTTAAAAAAAACCGGGGAAGTGTTCTAGGCCGAATCATTACGACTCCTTACTCAATAGCTTTCTGATCTCTGCCATGGCAGAGGGCGGAAAATATGTTATCTGTTAAAAAACAAAGAAAAAGCGACATTAGAAGAAATATTAAGGAAGAAAGAAGAATTGAGCAGGATAGCTTCATCAAAGGGTTTACGAGGTAAGGAGACCCTTCAATGCAGCCGTGAACTAGACCACCTTCTTAACGTCTATCAATCCTGGTTATAAGACTTATAGTTTTCTAATTTACATAAATAATCCGTCAGTTCAATTATTTTATCAAACGTTAATTGGTTAGGATCACTCTGGAACTTACGAATTGATATTCGAATTTCGTTTATAAGCTCACTACGATCTACCATTTTTAAAGGAGTTTCCAACTGAATACCTCCTCCTCATTCGCTTTTGCAAACACATTAGCCCATCATGTAAATGATGTCAATTCCGTGATTATCATTGTGATGCACCACTTATTGAACTAGCTTGTAATTCATCAGACCTATTCATTGTCTATTTACATTTGAGATGCTATTACTTCTGATAACATTCTACGAGAATACTGATTATCTCTCCCTTCTAGTTTGTCTTTACATATGTCATTACAGGTTCTATAGACAATTATAGTCCTGATTTTACAAATTGTGAATATATTAATCTCTAAAATTTATTTACTCTAACTTCTCCCCTACCCTAATAATGTATTATCGAGATTCTATCCAGGAAAGTCCCCTAAGTAGCAAATACTAATTAATGATTTAACTCAATCATTAATTACATAAAAAGAAGCTTATCTTTTTTGGTATAAGTCCATTTAAATTTAAGATCGGTTCCCGATAATCTGTTACCCAAACAATCGGTCATTTTCTAAGAATAAAGAACCCTTCGATCCACGAGTTAAATCCACTTAGGCGCTATTACCAATGAGGGCACCCGTATTTTTTTAACCGCTTATGGTGTGGAAACCGTTGAATTTCGTCCGATAACGGTTTGGTTTTACTCAAAAGGCATTTGCCCGAATCGTTGCCGATAGGTGTCCTGTTGACGAAACTCTTACGTAACTATATTTGGTCAAAATAGTCACCCCTTTTTCGGACTTGTATATCGGATGTTATAAACTTATGTACTCCTTGGTCCTTGAAGTGTCCATTTTGCCCTTACTTAATTTGGACATACTATAGATTCTAAAGGATGATATACTTTGAGAAATAGAAAAGATGACCTCGGGCTCCTATGAAGGTCATCTTCTAAATTTTATTTTTTTTAATAAATCATTTTTCTATCGTATTTTTCTCTTCAGTTTGATTGCACACGACTTTCTCCTCCCCTGCATGTATATTCGAATTAAAGGAATAAGTAGAACTGTAGAATTTACTGATGTTGAAGAATTTGCAAGTATTGTGGTCAAAAAACTACTCCAAGGAGGAATAATTTAATAACTCAAAAACGAAGGGAACGTGGATCCCCTTCTTGAAAATAAAATACATTACTTGCCCAACTAAAACTTAATAATATAAACCCTTAGAAATGCAGTTATAGCAGTGTTTTTCATATGCACTAGTAATGACATTAGATTCTCGTTTTCTATACAACGGGCAGCATAGGTTGCGAGTTTCGTCCCTTTCCCCCTTGAGTAACTCTCGATCGCTTTGATCAAACCGATTGTACCGATGGAGATCAAATCCTCTGTGTCCTCCCCTGTATTCTCGAATTTTTTACATATATGTGCGACGAGTCTCAAGTTATGTTCAATCAAGCGATTCCGGGCTTCTTCATTCCCTTCCGCCATTTCTTTCAAGTATCTGGTTTCTTCTTTCGGTGACAATGGTTGTGGAAACGCATTGTTCTTCACATAAGATACGAAGAACATGACTTCTTTGAAAAAATAAGCCAGTGCTGCGATGATGCTTGACACATCCTCACCTCCATAGGCAGCTATCACACATACTTAATCCTATGTAACGTTGGGCTTGGTTGTGTCTGTACCACTTTAGATTCATCGTTTTGTTTTTACAATGTTCTGCTTAATCTCACTGCAAGATAAGCAAATAAATTAACGGTTAATTAATCTTTTCATATGCTAATTTCTTTTTGTATTCCTTTATAAAATAAACTAGTACTAAAAATAACTTAGATTTATTGAGAGATGAGATTAAATACATACCTTCCCCAATAAGTCCCCTATCGTAAGTTATTTAAATCTCGTTGTAGGTTTTCCCATGGTTTCTTTCATTCTTGTAATTGGATCGTCCTCTTGATCATCATTCCACTCCACTACCTGTTTATAAGACAAAAGTGCTTCTTTTAGTTCCTGGTAATCGACATCTTGCACACTGATTTTATTTTTGATAGCAAGACCTGCTGCTGTCCCGGCTGATTGACCTAATATCATGAAAACAGGCTCCATTCGGATGGAACCATAGGCAATATGGGAGCTCGATAAACAAACAGGTACTAATAGATTGGTACACTCTTCTGATTTCGGCCGAATTGAACGATAAGAAATCGGATAAGGGGATATCGGGATTTCCACATCCCCTTCATTGACACACCTGCCATCTATGACTACTCGCCTGCAATGATGGGAATCCATATGATAAGATGCCAGACCAATGGAATCCACCACTCTACTTTGCTTCAAACAGTTATGATCGGTCATGACATAATCGGAAATCATTCTTCTGCCTTCTCGAATATATAGTTGATGGGGCCAGTGCTCAGTATCTTCGAATTCATCTTTAGGAAGTCCCCATTTAGAAACTTCTTCCCGAATTTTTTTAGGCACACGAGAATCATATGATAAGAAATACAGAAAGCCTAAATCGTAGTTTACGTGATCCTGAAAAATCGTTTCACGGGTCTCATAGCTGCCTTCCGGCCACTCATAGTTCATGCCGATATTATCGGTGGAAAACGCCCCATGATTATTCAAGTCTGATTTTCCATTCGGCAACATTGTATGGAGATTCATCGCATCCCAAAATCCTTCATTAATATAGCGAAGTAATAGTGAATAACGATTAGCGTCATAACTAGTAGGTTTCGGAAAAGGTAGTCTGTTTTCAGCATCCTTTGTCAAGCAAATACGGAAGTTATACGCCTGAATGCGCTTATCCCCCTGACCATTATAGCCAAGAAGAGCTGGATCGGCTTCCGTAATTCCTGGTAATAGACCGCTGTCAGGATCACCTTCCAATACATAAGGATCGATCCATTTTTCAAATTTATGATGGGGGCTTCCGAACTGGATGCCATTATAGATTTCTTTATATGTCGCATTTGATTCTCTACCGACACTATAAGAAACACCAGACCTCGCCAATAAATCTCCTTCATAGCTGGCGTCCACAAACATCTTACCCATATAACTTGTGCCGTCTTCCATGACTATTTCTTTTATTTTTTCGTTTTCCATACGGACATCAGCTAAATGTTGATTGAAAAATAAGACCACCCCATGCTCGTATAGCCATTTTTCAAACACGTACTTTGCCACTTTCGGTTCAAATGTAACCTGTTCTTCCCGCCCATAGTAAGCCCCAATCTCCTGATAAAACTCCTTCGCAATGCCGCCTATGGCATCCTTTGCACCTAAATCCGTCGCTCCTAATCCACTGGATGTCAAGCCTCCGAAGTATCGTCCAAATTCAGCAATAGCAATACTCAATCCCATTCTGCTCGCCTGGACTGCTGCTGTGATCCCTGCTGGCGTGGCTCCATAAATGATCAAATCTCTATTTATGACTTCAGGTTCATCAGCTTTTTCTGCTGGTTTATAATAGTAAAGATTTTCAAAGCTCATTATTATCCCTCCCAACACCTAAGAAATTTGTATTTTAGCTCGGAATTGACGATCATTTCCCATCCCTAGCCCGTACCAGAACTTCACTTAACTCAGGTATCTGTTACCATTATAATCATTTGAAAACCAGGACCGGTCATCGAATTGTTTTAGCTCTCTCGTCGTAAACTCCTTGACTGTCCCCATGGTAGAAATCGCCTTACCGACAATTAGAACACGTTCGGCTGCTATTTTACCGTCTTTGATTAGCTGTAGAACCTCTTCTATATCCAAATATAAACATCATAAAGCCATGCTGTTTATGTAAAAGTGAAGAAGCGCTCTTCAGTCAAAATTGTCCGAGCACCTCTTCACTAACAATTTTTACCAGGTTTCTTTAATAGCAATTACACTTGCTTCTAATATTTCTTTTATATCATCT includes:
- a CDS encoding asparaginase; this translates as MTFPIVAEEHRGGSLENTHQGVICVLNDKKEIVYEKGGSDHPVFYRSAMKPIQAIPVFRTNVIEKYHLDDHEAALFTASQRGEHYHQVALESLMNKLGLSEELLVCNHSYPLNEIPRQQYIWDHKPKRKLLHNCAGKHLGFLAYARDRGYELTRYDQLDHPLQQEILRDVAELSETPVNQINTAIDGCGVPVHGVPLKNIAISFLKFVVPDLIKDTQTATAVKNIAKVMNAQPEIVASHHFICTVLLEDPNIIAKGGAQGVYCFALKKEKISIALKVLSGSELVWPVLVAELLKTLNYSNTETIDRLLQLRSYNIQNDNGKDIGETKILL
- a CDS encoding ROK family transcriptional regulator, encoding MKIKNQDFLKRENQSLVLEMILNDGPISRAEIAKRTLMSPTSASRIVASLLDEDLIREVNLISEGMGRKATYFIPNENSVLSIGVEIDQKDIRIGFMNFVGKLIVLEHIDYEPTDPGEMVRFISNNIREIIERENITLERIVGVCVGLPGLIQNETGNIILSAQFDWKQVPLKELLQEQSGFQVFVDNELKLKALAEYNMEADPEQETMAMIGFGSGVGSALITKGEIYRGEGNFSGEIGHTIVDPYGIYCPCGNFGCLQTYIAEKFLLEEASKTMPVNSMDQLFTAYKKEEKWAVNILDKAITYAAITINNVVCMYNPDTVVLAGSLIEDYPEVTERILEKCKNQIWTPVTQTFQLRKTKTGVDGVVVGAAMSVQRHFIKTIYFNREV
- a CDS encoding ROK family protein, which produces MFRIGIDIGGTKIKCGLFSQRNQLLYIEEIQTPKHAIVEQIISTLKTLIAGKQIIGIGVASAGIVDFKQGMITSATNLPSLEKVPLKDVLEMTFHVPVIVDNDANCAALAEGVAGRARSVRNYICITLGTGIGGGIIHNKRLVHGKNGFSGEVGHMSIFPDGIPCNCGKKGCWEKYASGKALERMIQSDPHLVSKKFTPKQLFERYLEDDASRKIIDQFIEYLSIGIVNLQYLIDPEMIVVGGGVINSSEQWWDALLKKVANTSSIPVNLQQAELKNDASMIGANLLINNDLVSN
- a CDS encoding aspartyl-phosphate phosphatase Spo0E family protein, producing MLRKKEELSRIASSKGLRGKETLQCSRELDHLLNVYQSWL
- a CDS encoding FAD-dependent oxidoreductase, whose protein sequence is MSFENLYYYKPAEKADEPEVINRDLIIYGATPAGITAAVQASRMGLSIAIAEFGRYFGGLTSSGLGATDLGAKDAIGGIAKEFYQEIGAYYGREEQVTFEPKVAKYVFEKWLYEHGVVLFFNQHLADVRMENEKIKEIVMEDGTSYMGKMFVDASYEGDLLARSGVSYSVGRESNATYKEIYNGIQFGSPHHKFEKWIDPYVLEGDPDSGLLPGITEADPALLGYNGQGDKRIQAYNFRICLTKDAENRLPFPKPTSYDANRYSLLLRYINEGFWDAMNLHTMLPNGKSDLNNHGAFSTDNIGMNYEWPEGSYETRETIFQDHVNYDLGFLYFLSYDSRVPKKIREEVSKWGLPKDEFEDTEHWPHQLYIREGRRMISDYVMTDHNCLKQSRVVDSIGLASYHMDSHHCRRVVIDGRCVNEGDVEIPISPYPISYRSIRPKSEECTNLLVPVCLSSSHIAYGSIRMEPVFMILGQSAGTAAGLAIKNKISVQDVDYQELKEALLSYKQVVEWNDDQEDDPITRMKETMGKPTTRFK